Proteins found in one Deferribacterota bacterium genomic segment:
- a CDS encoding sodium:solute symporter family protein yields MGLFFQNNSLVIGTIFVLVMLAAIMSTADSILSAASSHIVKDIIAVYYKKPRNQLMLSKISVLVVGFLALLLSYLLPTIIDALVFSYTIYTSTIFIPLILGIFWQKGDKYAAIISMIISTVVVLLAYFISPPEFSFEIFGALFSFLIYFVITLVKI; encoded by the coding sequence AATGGGACTGTTTTTTCAGAACAATTCTTTGGTTATTGGCACTATATTTGTACTTGTTATGCTTGCAGCTATTATGTCAACTGCTGATTCTATCTTATCAGCAGCTTCATCCCATATTGTAAAAGATATAATTGCTGTTTATTATAAAAAACCTAGAAATCAACTTATGCTGTCAAAGATAAGCGTATTGGTGGTAGGTTTTCTTGCGCTCTTATTATCCTATTTGCTTCCAACTATAATCGATGCTCTTGTATTTTCATATACTATATATACATCTACAATATTCATTCCTTTGATTTTGGGTATTTTTTGGCAAAAGGGCGATAAGTATGCTGCAATTATTAGTATGATAATATCAACTGTTGTTGTCCTATTAGCTTATTTTATTAGTCCACCGGAATTTTCTTTTGAGATATTTGGTGCTCTTTTCTCATTTTTAATATATTTTGTTATAACTTTAGTTAAGATATGA